The genome window TTTATTTCCATCATAACTTTGTATGCACAAGATTTAAAGTCAAATGGTGCCACAGGCttgttcaaaaaagaaaacaaccaaaccAGTCGCTTGTTGCCCCCTTctgtgctcccccccaccccgtgctcccTTTCATTGGATGCACTGGGTATTTACAACCGTATTTCTGAGTACATGTTCATATTGGCACTTCTTGATCTGTCTGTCATTTGTGGACATTATTTCTTGACTTCTCACTATGGAGTGTGAGGATTTAGCTCTCTCTCTCGTACTCCACACGCATACATGCTTTCTGTCTACACTTCCGATAGATTTATATCCTAATTTTGGTTAGAATAGGGTTTATATTATGCCACCACAAATGTTCCTTACAGCTGAGCCTTATACTCTTCCTTTTCtgtatgatttttcattttcctgaagatagtaattcttatattttatgtatgtctATGTTCATATCACGAATTAACTCTCACCCTCTCCTCCAGTTATGTGAACCTCCTATCCATTAATTCAGACATGTTTCAACTCCATGAAGAAAGTTATTTCTGAGGCTTTACAAGCTGCTCTTATCTGGActagttgatttctagttttgctACCAGTCTTACCTTGGTGTCTCCCTTCACCGGAGCCCTTTTACCTCTGTTTTGTTCTGGATTCCTGTTTCCTGTACCCCAATTCTTAGTTTACAGCCTTATCTTGGTTGGTCCATCCTTCAATAGCTTCGCAGAAAAGGTACACCTGAGGGAAACGTTTAAACCTTTCATATCTGCAAGCTTTTTTATGCTGTCCTTCCTCTTGACCGTGATTGTGTTGTTGGGTATCTCTTCTAGGTTTTGAGGACATTGCCTCACTGCCTCCAAGTTTCCCTAGGTGCTGTGAGAAACTCAGTGCCTTTCTGATTCCTTGTAGGAAACCTGCCCACTGCAAGCTCAGGGTTTTCTCTTAATCCCAGTCCTTGGTGTGTCTTGCTGTGACACTTTCATCTCCTGTACTGGGGGAAGAAccctttcattctcttaacttaGGCCCTTCAGTTTGgggaaaggtttcttttttttttttttttttttaagattttatttatttgacagagagagacacagcgagagagggaacacaagcagggggagtgggagagggagaagcaggcttcccgtggagcagggagcccgatgcagggctcgatcccaggaccctgggatcatgacctgagccgaaggcagacgcttaacaactgagccacccaggcacccctggggagAGGTTTCTGCCATAGTTGTGGAGGCTCGGGATAGGGAAGAGAATTCTGGGaatgagtttcttttttattaaatagacCTTTCAGTGAGTCCTCCTGTTTTTAGCCCCATCTTCACCCCCACTTCTTGAGTTACCTGGTTGTGCAGCTTCCTGAGCCTTTGGGGGTGCTCTGATGTAAACTGGGGTGCTTCTCAGCTTACCTGGCCGCCAGTTTAGGACTTGGTTTCTTGGGTCTGCTGAGCCAAATCCCCCCATCCATTTGCTTTTCTGCTTCTTAaggggtttttgtttggttggttggttggttggtttttgtagTTTGGGTCTCCTCTCGAGTTCTCTTTGCTCTTGGCAGTTTATGCTTAAGCAACAAAACGAAATTGTACTTGTTTTATTTGGTAGGCCTTCATGAGGGAGCAAATGTAAATGAGTGTGTTATATCTGCCATCTTTAACTGGAAGTccctaagtttttcattttgctgctctttttcttttaaattatatgtagATATTTATTAGGTTTTTCTTAATGACAGTGTTTTTACACATACTTTTTTCCATGCATATAAGGGCTTTGGaggaagttttttattttttctgaaaggcATCTTCAGTATTTTTAGGAGCTGTGTCATAATattccacattaataataatggtagcatttattgagcccttactgTGTGCCCTGTCCACTGTATACATGCTTTACGGGGGGTCATCCCGTTTGATGCTCCATTATACTCCCCATTGTAAAGAGAGACTCCGAGGCCCCCCAGATGGTGTCTCCTGCAGAAGGTCACCCactggtgagtggcagagctggggctgttGCAGGATAAACAACACCATCTCCCCCAAGTTTATCGCCATTCCACTCTTAGTCCCTCTTGCACCCCAGATCACTTTCCTTCTGCCCTAAATACAGCTTTGGAATTTCATGGTGGAGATCTGCTGGTGACAAACTCTCAGATTTTGATTGTCTGAAACTATCTGTATCTCACCCTCTTTCTCAGAAGATACTTGCATTGAGCATCTGAGCCGGGCTCGCTGCTTGTTATCTTTGAGCACAATGAGGACATCGTTCCgtcctctgctctctctgccccccagagCTCTGGCagcagcctgggctgggggctctggTGGCCCTTGTCTGTCCGGGCTGGGACATGTGTGTTTCTCACAGAAGTGTATGTGACATCGCCGGGTGTATCACACACTTCAAGTGCACTGGGGCTGAGAAGCCTTTTTAAGCTGGGCACAGGAACCCGACTGGTACATGGAACACGGTCTCTGTTCAGAAATGTATCTCACAGTTTTAAAGCtgtgtctaatttttaaaagggttACTTTTTTGTATGATGATATAAATGATGAAAATCTAAAAGTTACAAAGAGGATTTAGGAAAAAGTCAACCTCCAGGGCCCTGGTTCCCCTCCATGGGGCAGTGGTCTCTGGCTCTGTGCATCTCCCAGAGACCACCGGTGCATCTGTAAGCATATGTTCTTATACCCAAGAAAGCTTGGTttctgttgttcaacatagtactggaagtcctagcctcagcaatcagacaacaaaaagaaataaaaagcatctcaATCGGCAAAGACGTCAAACTTTCACTCTGCgtagacaacatgatactctatgtagaaaaccccaaagactccacccaaaacttGCTAGAaccatacaggaattcagcaaagtcacaggatataaaatcaaggcacagaagtcagtcatttctatacactaacaatgaggcagaagaaacagaaatcaaagacttgatcccatttacaattgtaccaaaaaccataacatacctaggaataagccaaACCAAAGAGTTataggatctgtactctgaaaactatagaacacttatgaaagaaattgaggaagacataaatggaaaaacattccatgctcatggatgggaagagcaaatactgttaaaatgtctatgctacccaaagcaatctacacattcagtgcattccctatcaaaataccatcagcattggggcgcctgggtggctcagttggttaagcgactgcctccggctcaggtcatgatcccagggtcctgggatcgagccccgcatcgggctccctgctctgcgggaagcctgcttctccctctcccacttcccctgcttgtgttccctctcacactgtctctctctctctctgtcaattaaataaataaataaaatctttaaaaaaaaaaaaaataccatcagcatttttcatagagctgactcaaataatcctaaaatttgtgtagaaccacaaaagacactgaatagccaaaggaatgttgaaaactaaagctggaggcatcacaattccggacttcaagctcatTACAAAGCCataattatcaagacagtatggtactggcacaaaaacagacacatagatcaacggaacagaataaagaatccagaaatggaccatcaactctatggtcaactaatctctgacaaagcaggaaagactgtccagtggaaaaaaagacagtctcctcaataaatggtgctgggaagattggacagccacatgcaaaagaatgaatctggaccattttcttacaccatgcacaaagataaactcaaaatggatgaaggaactaaatgtgagacaggaatccatcaaagtcctagaggagaacgcaggcagcaacctctttgacctcagccacagcaacttctttctagaaacatcgccaaaggcaagggaagcaagggcaaaaatgaactattgggacttcatcaagataaaaagcttttgcacagcaaaggaaacagtaaacaaaaccaaaagacaatcaacagaatgggagaaggtatttgcaaatgacatatcagataaagggccagtatccaaaatctataaagaacttatcaaactcaacacccaaaaaacaaaaatccagtcaagaaatgggcagaagatatgaacagacatttttccaaaaaagacataccatggccaacagacacatgaaaaagtgctccacatcattcggatcagggaaatacaaaacaaaaccacaatgagatcccacCTCACACGGGTCAGAAtacctaaaattaacaagacagggaataACAGATCCCGGGggaggacgtggagaaaagggaaccctcttacactgttggtgggaatgcaaactggtgcagccactctggaaaacagtatggaggttcctcaaaaagttaaaaatagagctaccctatgactcagcaattgcactactaggtatttacccaaaggatgcaaacacagtgatccaaaggggcacatgcaccccagtgtttatagcagcaatgtccacaatagccaaactatggaaagagcccagatgtccatcaacagttgaatggacaaagaagatgtgatatatatatacaatggaattttttttttttaatttttatttatttgacagagatagtaggagcaggaacacaagcagggagagtgggagagggagaagcaggcttcccatggagcagggagcccgatgcggggctcgatcccaggaccctgggatcatgacctgagccgaaggcagacgcttaaccattgagccacccaggtgcccctatatacaatggaatattatgcagccatcaaaagaatgaaatcttgccatttgcaacaacatggatagagctagagggtattatgctaagcaaaataagtcagagaagacaaatactgtatgatttcactcatatgtggaatttaagaaagaacagatgaacataggggaagggtgggaaaaataaaatcaaatgaaaattgagagggagacaaaccatgagatactggactctagaaaacaaactgagggttgctggaggggaggggggttagggggatggggtaactgggtgacgggcattaaggagggcacgtgatgatgggcacccgggtggctcagttggttaagcgactgccttcggctcaggtcatgatcctggagtcccaggatcaagtcccacatcaggctccctgctcagcagggagtctacttctccctctgaccctcccccctctcatgttctctctctctcaaataaataaataaaatctttaaaaaaaaaaaaaaggagggcacgtgatgtaatgagcactgggtgttatatgcaactgatgaatcactaaattctacctctgaaactaataataataataaaaaaaggcatGGTTTACACTTACTCCTTGAGTATCTTGCAGGGTAATGACTACATAGCATTCCATTTAATAGATGTTTAATAGATATTCAGCTCAGTAATTCAATATTTAGGTTACTTCTAGCTTTTTAGTAGTTGGTTTTAAAGTTAAATGTTGGAGCACTACCCATTCGTAAACTAGGGATTGCTTATAATGAAACCGATTCTTCGGTTTCCTTACacaaaaaagaagcagaaatttAAAGTAGCTTGTCTGCACTGAGGTTGAATTTTAGGGTATCTGTGGAAAACAAGTTATTGAGGCAATCGTTTGGGGTTTTCTTCTCTAGATTATGAATATTACAAAGTAACTTCAAAATACTTAATTTGAGACTAAAAGTATTGGAAATAAATGTCAAAACAAGGACCAACatgaaaataataagcaaatttaAGCCTTGGGCTATCTAACTTTCTTCCTAATGTGTTCCTAATGTCTTAcattttttactataaaaaaGCACAGTTATTCTTTCATACCTTAAAATTATGAGTTGCAGGATTTTTAAACACCAGATTCCTTAAAAGTGAGGTAGTATAGTTTTCTCTCAAAATTTACTGCCTTTACATTAGCTTGCACTCTGATTAAAATCAGAATGCAAGGACCTGTATTTTCTTAGAGAAGTAGTTGTTACTTAACACCGTAAGCTATCCATTAAAGATCTTTCATGAGtctgttccttttgttttctagaaTAGCCTGTGTGAGCGCCCCCAGTGTTTACCAGAAACTGAGAGCCCTACACAGAGAAGACTTTTCTGTATACATCTTTGAATATGACAAAAGATTTGCTATATACGGAGAGGAATTTATCTTCTATGATTACAATAATCCATTGGATTTACCTGAAAAAATTGCCGCACATAGTTTTGACATCGTAATAGCAGATCCCCCCTACCTTTCCAAGGAGTGTCTCAGAAAAACATCAGAAACCATCAAGTATCTGACTCAGGACAAGATTCTACTGTGCACAGGTAGGTACCTGATTGTGCGTCTCAGGAACATTGATGACGGGATATTCCAGCCTTAGGTTTCAGGAGTTGGAAGAGATCTAAGAACTCAAAGCCTGAATCCACCTACTGTGTGACCCTACACAAGTTgcataacctctctgtgcccgggtttccttatctgtaaactggGACTGGGAATACTACCGGCCTTTCAGCGTCACTGGAATTAAGTGATATGATACACGTAAAGTGGGGTCTGGCCCTTGGTGACTGGGCTGTGTTATTTTTACTCCTCATCAGGAATAGTAGCAGTATTTGATCCAGCCTCTACACTTGATGAAAGAGAAACGTGGAATCGATAATGTTAAAATGAATTGCCTAGGGTTACAGAGCTAGACATTGGATTAGATTTATTTAATCAGCAGAAGAGTTTTCTTACTGGTGAGAGTCATGTACTTTCTGAAGGTGGATATTCAGAGGGTTGGTGGAGAACCAGCACATTAACTCCTGGTCAGCTATGTTGGGGGGCTGCTCTCCAGGCCCCAGGGTGCCGCTTGGGCTGCCGAGGCCCctcaggctgggctgggcagggagctggagCTGCAGGGAGTCTGTTCTCTGTTGTGTTGGAGAACTGTCAAGAAGGTGACTGTGGTTCTCCCAAGTCATGTTTACTTAAGGCTTATTAATTCAGCAGTTGTTTGCTAGCCGTTTGTTTGGTGGACAGCCTGGCGCTCTGACCTCGTGGAGCGCACCTTTTAGTTTCAGGGGATAGGTTAAAAACTGTAACAGAACAGACGGAAGAGATGAATGACCGATTCTGGTAAGTGTAGTGAAAGAATCAGAGAAGGGCGGGGTGGGCACTGAGATTGATGGGTGCCCTtaaggtggggctggagggctcCTGGAGGAGCAACATTCCAGTGGAGACCTCAAGGGGCGGCCCCTGGGTGGCGGCGATGGGAAGAGGTTATAATTCCAGGAACCAGTGTCTGAGAGCCCCCTGGagttttcctcctctccctggttCTTGGAGGGATGCGAGGAGCACCACTGAAGCcgggggaggggcgagggggcCCCTACAGGTGATGGCCCCTGTTGGGACTGGCCTTTCAAGGTGGCAGCCACCAACTGACAGGACCCAGTTGGCCTAAAGAAGTGCGCTTTCACTTTGTGCCGAAAGGGCTTTAAGGCGGGAGtggaagcaggccccccgcgagGGTGTGTCCAGCCGAGACCGTGGTCAGGACGAGGTGTGGCAGTAAAAGGGAGGGCGGGGAGTGGAGTAAAGATACACTTGGAGATCAAGGCGGAAGAGCTCGCTGTGCTCAGAacgtggagagaagggaagaatcCGGGATGAGCCCAGGGTCTCGGGCCTGGGCTGGCTAGAGAAGCGCTTCCTGCGATGGGTGTCGTGGGAGAGGCTCTCCAAGGCCCCCAGGGGCGTGTCCAGAGCGGTGGCCACATTCCAGGCAGTGGGTGAGACTCGGGAGCACTCAGCCAGAAGCTGGTGTGAATGTGTTCCCATGAGTTTGCAAGGTCAGGTAGTACTGAGaagcggcgggggaggggggggggtctTGACTCAAAATTGGAAAACACTAGTTCTTAGTAATTATTTACTTTCCTTATGTTACTTTGTGGAATAtaactttatttctaaatttttctaaGTGACTCTGTTTTGCAGAGGTAGGAaaaccatttattaaatgaaaaagggaaaaaagtagctaatttgcaaatatgttgaagaaagtaaaaagggATATAAAGAATTGGCCTTCCCCTGTATTTGTTGAGTGATATTGTCAACTTACTACAGGCTTTCAGGCTTTGGGTTCACTGGGTTTGTTCCCTTCAGGTGCTGTCATGGAAGAAGAGGCAGCAAAACTTCTTGGCGTGAAGATGTGCAAGTTTATTCCAAAACACACCCGGACCCTGGGAAATGAGTTTCGCTGTTATGTGAATTATGATTCTGGGCTAGACCATGAAATCTAAATGCAGATAGTAATATAATATGTAAAGGATCCTGTGTGACATTTCTCTCATTATTTCCTTGGTAGATTGAAAAGTTATaacctccacccctcccctgcaaAGTGGGGCTCTCCCTGgccttattttcaaaataaagaatataacatCTCATTATGACTTCCTGACTGCCGGCATCTCTAGAACTCGGCATGCTTTTGCCAACTTGAATCCATGGAATTATAGTGGGAAGAAATCTTAGAACCTATCTAAAATCTGCTCTCCTCACCTAAGAACAGGTAAAAAACCGAAGTACAAACAGCTTAGTGGCTTGGCCAAGACCTGAATTAGGACCTAAGCCTCTGCCTCAGGCCATCTGCCCCCTTAACACGGGCCCGTTCCGACTCTACCCAGTGGACCGCTGATTGTTCACGGCAGCTTTCCTGGGGTGTTGTAGGACTTGTGAAGGGGCCCGTCATCTGCTCCAGCCCCTCAAGGAGACACGACTTGCCTCCATTAAAGAAGTTGAGAATCCTTGGAACTAGGATCTGGAAGCCTCCCGGATGTTTCCTGCTTGCCCCGGTTCTTGGCGGGACGACAGGCACGTAGCCCAGGTGCCCTCTGCGCGCGCACCACCCCTGCAGCCTCGGCTAAAGCCACAGCAATGCGCCAGGCCCCGGAGAAACTGAAACTGCCATGTGCAAACCAAACACTATAGCAGAAAGGACGTGAGAAGCATGCTAGACTGTTCTATTTCAAAAATTATCCATCATTCATCCACACCACCGCACATTACTGATACCTGCAACTTGGATGGCTTTCAAGAGCCTTGTGCTGAGTGACAAAAGCCGGTCCACAAAGCTTACATACTGTGTTTCTATTGATGTAACATTCTTAAATGgagagcagattggtggttggcAGAGGTTaagggggtgcggggggggggtgggacgAGCAAAGGGAGATCTTAGGGGAAGTGGAGCTCTTGTGCATCTTGATTGTGCAGTGGTTACACACAGCTCCACGGGGGGCATTACACAGGACCCGCACACGCTCGCAACACTGGTGAACTCTGGGTGAGGGCTGTGGGTGGTGCGCAGCGTCCAGTTCCTGGGGCTGGTTCTGTGCTTGGTCAAGGTGTTCTCATTGCGGGCAACTGGGTAAAAGACACACAAGACCTCTCTGTAGTGTTTTTGCAATTTCCTGTGAATCtagaatcatttcaaaataaaaactttaaaaaaagggggggtgaaGAATAACACTTCCCCACCTCAGGTGACTTGCTTTGCTAACAAAACatgaaaggaggggcgcctgggttgctcagttggttaagcgactgtcttcagctcaggtcatgatcctagagtcctgggatcgagtcccacatcgggctccctgctcagcggggggtctgcttctccctctgatcctcttctcctcccgtgctgtctctcattctctctctctcaaacaaataaataaataagtaaaatctttaaaaaaaaaaaaacatgaaaggaaGTGCCAAGTAgagctttattttctctctgacaTGGCTACCGGCAGTTTTCCACACACAAGCAGGTGCTCGAGCGGAGCGGTGGGCCTGCAGTGGATGTGGAGGGTGAGCAGGAAATACACATCTGCTTTTGAAAATCAAGAGACTGTGGGATCGTTACTGCAGCGAAAACCCAGCCTGTCCTGGAGAGCCTGGTGCCCTGGCGCCAGCGCTCAGGCAATGGGGCATGGCGGGGGGGGCTTGCTCCTGTCTGTTCTTTCTTAGCCTTCGACGGTCCTACTTtgggataatttttaatttactttaaaaatcacttggtATTTTTAtgagacatttatatttttatcagtgtatcagcacctggcacatgtgaagtattcaataaatgtttgttctttaaaaaataccccCTACCTTCTTATTTCCTCATGAGTCAGTTCACTAAAAATTACCTAGGCCGGTAACATATTGTAGTGACAAATCATGTATGGAAATGTCATGTGTGACTTAGGAATTGGGGGCAAGTAGCAGCCTAGAAATACAGAATTGTAGTTATCCTAGAAGTCTAGCGTTTCGATGAGGAGGAGAaatcttattatttcttcctggagggtgggggagggaaggccagAGCTGGactcattaaatgtttaattacatTGTTGTATAGTAAGCAGCCAACATGTGCTTTATTGCTTTGGACCCCTTGTGATTTGAGCAAACCTGTGTCCACATGTGATCCACTTCTGGATCTCATAAGCGGTCTGCCACTCCGCCTCTGCAGCCCCCAGAACAGGAGCCCGGGCTTTGcagctgcgggggggggggggggggggggcgggacaCGTGGGGGCGCGCTTCACAGAAGCTTCCTGACTTCTTAGGAGGCAGCCTCACCTCTTCCACCCGACCAGAGCGCTTCAGAAACTCAAAAGAATATTGTTAAGAGACACCTTTTTAAAGTCCTTGCTAATTTCAGAGATTCGCACTGAGACAAAATAACCATAGCGTGAGTGGAAAGAGAAAGGATAATAAGTTCCGTGTTGCTGACAATTCAGAAATCCATACAGCAACCTCGCGGGGTTGTTTGGGGGTGATGGGGAACCCCGACAGCTGGAACAAATGAAATGCCAGAGTCACTTGGAAACCCCATTTCCCATGGGAACGTCACGCTCTTCCCTTCCATTCCTCTCAAATCAGAGCAGGTTCAGTAATGACCCTTTTCTCCCTTTGCCTTGCTAAAAGACCTGTGGCAAACCGAGAAGTTTGGGTAACTGGACCCTGAATGTGGAACTGTTGGCATTTGTGATGGGTTTTGGTTGATATTCCCAAATGATTCTGTTTTTATCAAGCAAGCATACAGTAGATATACTGTCAGTTGGCTGGAAAAAATCTTCAGTAACCAGCAAGGTACGTCCATCCCAAGGGCTGCCTGAAAGCCCTCCAGATAGAATTACTTGAAGGAAACGTCGGCCCCGTGGCCCTTCttggagaggagggaagaagccGTGAAATTCCCACTAGCAAAGTGTGCTGCTCCGTGAAGCCTGGGACTGAAGTGGCCGGCCCGCACGGCGCTGCTGTGTTCACTGTGGGCACCGGTGAGCGGGGTGCCTAGGCCCGCGCGGGAGGGGCCGCTCCTCCACTCCGGCTGCCAGGACTGCTGTGGCTGGCAGCTTCCCCAGACCTTTGCTAAAACACAGTAACAACCTCTCTCTGCTCCACAACACCCCGTTCGTATAACAAGGGAACAAAATTCTGCCCAATAAACTCTTCTTATTCCCTGAAACAGTATCTCCCCAGACTATCACCACCCTCTCCCTCCAACAtatcttttttcaagttttaattttaattgccaTTAGTTAACATTCACTCCAACATATTCTCTCTGGTTGCTGCTGCCTAGgga of Halichoerus grypus chromosome 4, mHalGry1.hap1.1, whole genome shotgun sequence contains these proteins:
- the EEF1AKMT1 gene encoding EEF1A lysine methyltransferase 1 isoform X2; translated protein: MSDSDDDDIPRLSSHTLAALQEFYAEQKQQSDAGRDDKYNIGIIEENWLSQFWYSQETALRLAKEAIAAAGEGGRIACVSAPSVYQKLRALHREDFSVYIFEYDKRFAIYGEEFIFYDYNNPLDLPEKIAAHSFDIVIADPPYLSKECLRKTSETIKYLTQDKILLCTGAVMEEEAAKLLGVKMCKFIPKHTRTLGNEFRCYVNYDSGLDHEI
- the EEF1AKMT1 gene encoding EEF1A lysine methyltransferase 1 isoform X1 — its product is MSDSDDDDIPRLSSHTLAALQEFYAEQKQQSDAGRDDKYNIGIIEENWQLSQFWYSQETALRLAKEAIAAAGEGGRIACVSAPSVYQKLRALHREDFSVYIFEYDKRFAIYGEEFIFYDYNNPLDLPEKIAAHSFDIVIADPPYLSKECLRKTSETIKYLTQDKILLCTGAVMEEEAAKLLGVKMCKFIPKHTRTLGNEFRCYVNYDSGLDHEI